One window from the genome of Corynebacterium sp. SCR221107 encodes:
- a CDS encoding tRNA (cytidine(34)-2'-O)-methyltransferase: protein MSILHVIFDQPVIPPNTGNAIRMCAGTGAHLHLAGPLGFNLEEKNLRRAGLDYHDLAEVTVHDNLDACLAVIPGRVFAFTAHSSTFYTEFEYQAGDALLFGTEPTGLDDHALHHPRITEQLRIPMLAGRRSMNLSNAAAVATYEAWRQLGFPGAV from the coding sequence ATGTCCATCCTCCACGTGATTTTCGACCAGCCCGTCATCCCGCCGAATACCGGCAATGCCATCCGGATGTGTGCAGGTACCGGTGCGCACCTCCACCTCGCCGGCCCTTTGGGTTTTAACTTGGAGGAAAAGAATTTGCGTCGCGCCGGCCTGGACTATCACGACCTCGCTGAGGTCACCGTCCACGACAATCTCGACGCTTGCCTTGCTGTTATCCCTGGTCGCGTGTTTGCTTTTACGGCCCACTCGTCCACTTTTTATACTGAGTTTGAATACCAAGCAGGTGACGCGCTTCTTTTTGGTACGGAGCCTACCGGCCTCGATGACCATGCACTCCATCATCCTCGGATCACCGAGCAGTTGCGCATTCCTATGTTGGCCGGCCGGCGCTCGATGAATCTGTCTAACGCCGCGGCAGTCGCTACCTATGAGGCTTGGCGCCAGCTGGGATTTCCCGGCGCGGTTTAG
- a CDS encoding bifunctional methylenetetrahydrofolate dehydrogenase/methenyltetrahydrofolate cyclohydrolase, with amino-acid sequence MTAIKLDGNLYRDEIFADLATRVANLKEKGIVPGLATVLVGDDPASHSYVKMKHRDCEQIGVRSIRKDLPGDITQEELHKVIDELNADPECTGYIVQLPLPKHLDENAVLERIDPSKDADGLHPVNLGKLVLNEPAPLPCTPNGAIHLLRRFGVELDGKKVVVIGRGVTVGRPIGLMLTRRSENATVTLCHTGTKDLKAETLQADVIVAAAGKGHMLTADMVKPGAAILDVGVSRVDGKLVGDVHPDVWDVAGYVSPNPGGVGPLTRAFLVRNVVERAEQTLG; translated from the coding sequence ATGACTGCGATCAAACTGGACGGAAATCTGTATCGGGATGAGATCTTTGCTGATCTTGCCACCCGAGTTGCCAATTTGAAGGAAAAAGGAATCGTCCCTGGGCTTGCCACCGTTCTCGTGGGCGACGACCCAGCAAGCCACTCCTATGTAAAGATGAAGCACCGCGACTGTGAACAGATCGGCGTGCGTTCCATTCGTAAGGATCTTCCTGGCGATATCACCCAGGAAGAACTGCACAAGGTCATTGACGAGCTCAATGCCGATCCGGAATGCACCGGATACATCGTTCAGCTTCCGCTGCCAAAACACCTCGATGAAAATGCTGTGCTCGAACGCATCGATCCGTCCAAGGACGCCGATGGCTTGCACCCAGTCAACCTCGGCAAGCTGGTCCTCAACGAGCCTGCCCCCCTACCGTGCACACCAAACGGTGCCATCCACTTGCTGCGCCGTTTTGGCGTCGAGCTCGATGGAAAGAAAGTTGTAGTGATTGGTCGAGGCGTGACTGTCGGGCGCCCCATCGGATTGATGCTCACCCGGCGTTCTGAAAATGCAACCGTCACCCTTTGCCACACGGGCACCAAGGATCTCAAGGCAGAGACCCTACAAGCGGACGTCATTGTCGCTGCCGCTGGCAAGGGCCACATGCTCACCGCCGACATGGTCAAACCGGGCGCAGCCATCCTGGATGTCGGAGTTTCGCGTGTCGACGGCAAACTTGTCGGCGATGTACACCCCGACGTGTGGGACGTCGCGGGGTACGTGTCCCCGAACCCCGGTGGCGTGGGCCCGCTGACACGCGCCTTCTTGGTGCGCAACGTTGTTGAACGCGCCGAGCAAACTCTTGGATAA
- a CDS encoding DUF3017 domain-containing protein produces MSPSKLPQRAQWAMMALFVMSMGISTVFAFTEHWRRATFVLGMALLWLSIVRWTCDSKTLGVLSVRSRNFDTAFTGVMGAAIVFLAASVDPLGS; encoded by the coding sequence TTGTCACCATCGAAGCTGCCGCAGCGGGCGCAGTGGGCGATGATGGCACTGTTTGTTATGTCGATGGGGATCTCAACCGTGTTTGCGTTCACGGAGCACTGGCGACGTGCAACGTTCGTACTTGGCATGGCTTTGCTGTGGCTGTCGATCGTGCGCTGGACCTGTGATTCGAAAACGCTAGGAGTACTGTCTGTCCGTTCCCGCAACTTTGACACGGCGTTTACTGGAGTTATGGGTGCTGCCATCGTCTTCCTCGCAGCCTCGGTAGACCCATTGGGGAGCTGA
- a CDS encoding HNH endonuclease signature motif containing protein produces MDSHHPRQDIDHAIFTPNSPESGQHPGRCPDDSSRADNLDSAQAKNTTTQDNTDPRHSPTPRPSPARSQPEKGGAHAEVPTDLQENPPVNQAQATVDNYRHLDGGDRFSSDKMETNYRYVQLWGSWHPPEEMSERELLSYLSAARGESLGEARDHLRVSTMLRAFPQLHALALQLKHLCPTRLRAIEKQVCGVRDVDKRKTLDAMLVEFFTPTVPNEVLPQAQTITKRVREMVLQVDPGAVAQKKDMAKRTASVRRGEPGFTRFSFHLPDDEAREVRAFMDTSLHRITTQEHARARAENRTPAKLDLADSLLAGIRSHSKIKVVHNTFTRDGVLFLNGVGPLDDDQAARFREAAIERTLDVDASVDAYQVPERMRTTVELYDGHCRFPNCDAPAIYCEMDHRVEYNLGGKTEVSNLFCLCKYHHNLKTEQNFHYAHLGERVLEWHFKDGTTVTTFPNGPAAPRRFTGKSVNKVYADRAERRRASNRASSAHPSAHEKNRTSAPGDLPPDAA; encoded by the coding sequence ATGGATTCCCACCACCCCCGCCAGGACATCGACCACGCTATTTTCACCCCCAATTCCCCTGAATCAGGTCAGCACCCAGGACGCTGCCCCGACGATAGCTCCCGCGCAGATAATCTCGATTCAGCCCAAGCTAAAAACACAACAACCCAGGACAACACAGATCCGCGCCACTCACCCACCCCGCGCCCGTCCCCGGCCAGGTCACAGCCGGAAAAGGGAGGAGCACACGCGGAGGTGCCCACGGATCTTCAAGAAAACCCTCCTGTCAACCAGGCTCAAGCTACCGTGGATAACTATCGGCACCTCGATGGTGGCGACCGCTTTTCCTCCGACAAGATGGAGACCAATTACCGCTATGTGCAGCTGTGGGGTTCGTGGCATCCTCCGGAGGAGATGTCCGAGCGCGAACTCCTTTCCTACCTCAGCGCGGCCCGCGGAGAGTCCTTAGGCGAGGCTCGCGATCATCTCCGCGTGAGCACCATGCTGCGCGCGTTCCCACAATTGCATGCTTTGGCGTTGCAACTGAAGCATTTGTGCCCAACACGGTTACGGGCAATTGAGAAGCAGGTGTGCGGCGTCCGCGACGTCGATAAGCGCAAAACGCTCGACGCCATGCTAGTTGAATTTTTCACGCCCACCGTACCCAATGAGGTCTTGCCGCAAGCACAGACGATCACAAAAAGGGTGCGTGAAATGGTGCTTCAGGTCGATCCTGGAGCCGTCGCACAGAAGAAGGACATGGCCAAGCGCACTGCCAGTGTGCGTCGCGGCGAGCCCGGTTTTACCCGTTTTAGCTTCCATCTGCCCGACGATGAGGCCCGTGAGGTGCGCGCATTCATGGACACGTCGCTGCACCGGATTACCACTCAAGAGCACGCTCGTGCGCGAGCAGAAAACCGCACACCAGCCAAACTTGATCTGGCAGATTCCTTGCTGGCCGGCATCCGCTCACATTCGAAAATCAAGGTCGTACACAACACGTTTACCCGCGACGGCGTGCTATTTCTCAATGGCGTCGGCCCGCTTGACGACGACCAGGCCGCCCGTTTTCGCGAGGCAGCAATTGAACGCACCCTTGACGTTGACGCCTCCGTCGACGCCTACCAGGTCCCGGAACGCATGCGTACTACCGTTGAGCTTTACGACGGCCACTGTCGCTTCCCCAACTGCGACGCACCCGCGATCTACTGCGAGATGGATCACCGCGTCGAGTATAACCTCGGCGGCAAGACCGAGGTCAGCAACCTATTTTGCCTGTGCAAATATCACCACAACTTAAAAACCGAACAAAATTTCCATTACGCCCACCTGGGCGAGCGCGTCCTCGAATGGCATTTCAAAGATGGCACCACGGTGACCACCTTTCCCAATGGGCCAGCTGCCCCGCGTCGTTTCACTGGCAAGTCAGTTAACAAAGTTTACGCCGATCGCGCCGAACGTCGACGCGCATCCAACCGTGCTTCCTCAGCGCACCCATCGGCGCATGAGAAAAACAGGACGTCAGCGCCGGGCGATTTGCCGCCTGATGCCGCCTGA
- the metX gene encoding homoserine O-acetyltransferase MetX, with product MDTSGALSTVSIGDFTTEAGATISNVTIAYQAWGELKDDNVILIEHALTGDSNAAEWWSGVIGPGLALDTDVYCIVCTNVLGGCKGSTGPSSISTDGAAYGSRFPAISIRDQVDAEWAFLHAIGITHLHAVIGGSMGGARTLEWALKYPDMLDAAFVIAVSARASAWQIGIQTAQISAIERDPHWNGGDYYDSQPPTEGLAAARRIAHLTYRGELEIDERFGTQAQAGENPLGPFRSNKQRFAVQSYLDYQGYKLTERFDAGSYVTLTEALNRHDIGRGRGGLNKALASCKVPTMVAGVDTDILYPYHQQEHLSRNIGNLLAMAKISSPVGHDAFLTEARQMDRIIRHFLTLASGTDAADTIEFSI from the coding sequence ATGGACACTTCTGGAGCGCTCAGCACGGTCTCTATCGGCGACTTCACCACCGAGGCCGGCGCCACGATCTCGAACGTCACCATCGCCTACCAGGCCTGGGGCGAGCTCAAAGACGACAACGTCATTCTCATCGAACATGCCTTGACCGGTGATTCCAACGCAGCCGAATGGTGGTCGGGAGTAATCGGGCCAGGCCTGGCGCTCGACACCGATGTCTACTGCATTGTTTGCACCAACGTGCTCGGTGGCTGCAAGGGTTCGACGGGGCCGAGTTCTATCAGTACTGACGGTGCTGCTTATGGCTCCCGCTTCCCTGCTATCTCCATCCGCGACCAGGTCGATGCCGAATGGGCTTTCCTCCACGCCATCGGCATCACGCACCTTCACGCTGTCATAGGCGGCTCCATGGGTGGTGCCCGCACACTTGAATGGGCACTCAAGTACCCAGACATGCTCGACGCCGCCTTCGTCATCGCCGTCTCTGCCCGCGCTTCGGCATGGCAAATCGGCATCCAAACAGCCCAAATTTCGGCCATCGAGCGCGACCCGCATTGGAATGGGGGCGATTACTACGATTCCCAACCACCGACCGAAGGGCTCGCCGCTGCACGCCGCATTGCGCATCTGACCTACCGCGGTGAACTAGAAATCGATGAACGCTTCGGGACCCAAGCACAAGCCGGGGAGAATCCACTTGGCCCCTTCCGCAGCAACAAGCAGCGTTTCGCAGTACAAAGCTACCTTGATTATCAGGGATACAAACTCACGGAGCGTTTCGACGCCGGCTCCTATGTCACGCTTACCGAGGCGCTCAATCGCCACGATATTGGCCGTGGTCGAGGCGGGTTGAACAAAGCCCTGGCTTCCTGCAAGGTGCCTACGATGGTCGCTGGCGTAGATACGGACATTCTTTACCCTTACCACCAGCAAGAGCACCTTTCTCGTAATATTGGAAACCTCCTCGCGATGGCGAAAATCTCCTCCCCGGTCGGCCACGATGCGTTCCTTACAGAGGCGCGGCAGATGGACCGCATTATTCGCCACTTTTTGACGTTGGCTAGTGGTACTGACGCCGCCGACACTATTGAGTTCTCCATATAG
- a CDS encoding O-acetylhomoserine/O-acetylserine sulfhydrylase: protein MTTKYDNSGAADWALATRSIHAGQSLDGTLNARNLPIYQTSSYVFDSAEHAEARFALQDAGPVYSRLTNPTTEVLENRIASLEGGVHAVAFASGQAAETAAILNLAGAGDHIVTSPRLYGGTETLFQVTLARLGIEVTFVEDPDDLDSWQAAVKPNTKAFYAETFANPQADVLDIPAVAEVAHRNNAPLIVDNTIATAALVRPLELGADIVVASLTKFYTGNGSGIGGILVDGGTFDWTVERDGKPLFPYFVTPDPAYHGLKYADLGPAAFGLKARVGLLRDTGATLSPFNAWVTVQGLDTLSLRVVRHNENAAKVAEFLDASDKVAKVNYAGLESSPWYATKQKLGLDYTGSVLSFDVVGGKDEAWRFIDALKLHSNLANIGDVRSLVVHPASTTHSQSDEHGLERAGITQSTIRLSVGIEDINDILADLQRGLDAI, encoded by the coding sequence ATGACCACCAAGTACGATAACTCCGGTGCAGCCGACTGGGCACTGGCCACCCGTTCCATCCACGCAGGTCAGAGCCTCGATGGAACCCTTAACGCCCGCAACCTTCCGATCTATCAGACGTCTTCTTATGTTTTCGATTCCGCAGAGCACGCCGAAGCCCGCTTTGCGCTTCAAGACGCCGGCCCGGTGTACTCGCGCCTGACCAACCCAACCACCGAGGTCCTCGAAAACCGCATCGCCTCCCTCGAAGGCGGCGTCCACGCCGTCGCTTTCGCATCCGGCCAGGCCGCTGAGACCGCAGCCATTCTCAATCTCGCCGGCGCCGGCGATCACATCGTTACCTCCCCGCGCCTTTACGGCGGCACCGAAACCCTGTTCCAGGTCACCCTCGCACGTTTGGGCATCGAGGTCACCTTCGTCGAGGACCCCGACGATCTCGATTCTTGGCAAGCAGCCGTCAAGCCGAACACCAAGGCTTTCTATGCAGAGACCTTCGCCAACCCTCAGGCCGATGTCCTCGACATCCCGGCGGTTGCCGAAGTCGCCCACCGCAACAATGCTCCGCTGATCGTGGACAACACCATCGCCACCGCAGCACTCGTGCGCCCCCTAGAGCTCGGCGCCGATATCGTCGTAGCCTCCCTGACCAAGTTCTACACCGGAAATGGCTCCGGCATCGGCGGTATCCTCGTCGACGGTGGCACCTTCGACTGGACCGTCGAGCGCGACGGCAAGCCGCTGTTCCCTTACTTCGTCACCCCGGACCCGGCTTACCACGGTCTGAAGTACGCCGATCTCGGCCCCGCCGCCTTCGGCCTCAAGGCCCGCGTTGGTCTGCTGCGCGACACCGGTGCAACCCTGTCCCCGTTCAACGCATGGGTCACCGTCCAAGGCCTCGATACCTTGAGCCTGCGCGTAGTTCGCCACAACGAAAATGCCGCCAAGGTCGCCGAATTCCTCGACGCCAGCGACAAGGTAGCCAAGGTCAACTACGCAGGCCTTGAATCCTCCCCATGGTATGCAACCAAGCAGAAGCTGGGTCTGGACTACACCGGCTCGGTGTTGTCCTTCGACGTCGTCGGCGGCAAGGATGAGGCCTGGCGCTTTATCGACGCCCTCAAGCTGCACTCCAACCTGGCCAACATTGGCGACGTACGCTCGCTGGTGGTGCACCCGGCCTCCACCACCCACTCGCAGTCCGATGAGCACGGACTTGAGCGTGCCGGCATCACGCAGTCCACCATTCGTCTATCCGTGGGTATTGAGGACATCAACGATATCCTCGCCGACCTGCAGCGCGGTCTAGACGCCATTTAA
- a CDS encoding NADP-dependent isocitrate dehydrogenase, translated as MAKIIWTRTDEAPLLATYSLKPVVEAFASTAGIEVETRDISLAGRILSQFPDYLTEEQKVADALAELGALAKTPEANIIKLPNISASVPQLKAAIAELQSQGYKLPDYPDAPATDEEKDVRARYDAVKGSAVNPVLREGNSDRRAPIAVKNFAKKNPHRMGAWSADSKTNVATMTAGDFRHNEKSVIMPAADTLTFKLVKADGTEEILKDGLKVLEGEVIDGTYMSAKALDEFLAAQVTRAAAEGVLFSAHLKATMMKVSDPIIFGHVVRAFFDKTFAAYGEQLLAAGLNGENGLGAILAGLDALDNGAEIKASFEAELAEGPAVAMVNSDKGITNLHVPSDVIVDASMPAMIRTSGHMWNAAGEEQDTLAVLPDSSYAGIYQAVIDDCKANGAFDPATMGTVPNVGLMAQKAEEYGSHDKTFKVPSDGTLKVVNSAGEVLIEHDVEAGDIWRACQTKDAPIQDWVKLAVNRARLSGMKTIFWLDPERAHDRNIRSLVEKYLGDHDTTGLDIEIMSPVEATKVSIERIRRGEDTISVTGNVLRDYNTDLFPILELGTSAKMLSIVPLMAGGGLFETGAGGSAPKHVQQVEQENHLRWDSLGEFLALAESLRHIANTEDAPAAAVLADALDAATERLLDENLSPSRKVGEIDNRGSHFFLTKFWAEELAKQTTDAALAEVFAPVAAALDEKSEEIAAGLISNQGAPADLGGYYAPNEAKVTAVMRPVAAFNEIIDGLKK; from the coding sequence ATGGCAAAGATCATTTGGACTCGCACCGACGAGGCCCCACTACTTGCTACCTACTCCCTCAAGCCAGTCGTCGAGGCATTCGCCTCCACCGCTGGTATCGAGGTCGAGACCCGCGATATTTCCCTCGCCGGTCGTATCCTGTCTCAGTTCCCGGACTACCTCACCGAGGAGCAGAAGGTCGCCGACGCTCTTGCAGAGCTCGGTGCACTGGCCAAGACTCCTGAGGCCAACATCATCAAGCTGCCTAACATCTCGGCATCCGTCCCACAGCTGAAGGCCGCCATCGCCGAGCTGCAGTCCCAGGGCTACAAGCTCCCGGATTACCCGGATGCACCGGCCACCGATGAGGAAAAGGACGTTCGCGCCCGCTACGACGCAGTCAAGGGCTCTGCCGTCAACCCGGTTCTGCGCGAGGGCAACTCTGACCGCCGCGCACCGATCGCCGTGAAGAACTTCGCCAAGAAGAACCCGCACCGCATGGGCGCCTGGTCTGCCGACTCCAAGACCAACGTCGCCACCATGACCGCTGGCGACTTCCGTCACAACGAGAAGTCCGTCATCATGCCGGCCGCCGACACCTTGACCTTCAAGCTGGTCAAGGCCGACGGTACCGAGGAGATCCTCAAGGACGGCCTGAAGGTTCTCGAGGGTGAGGTCATCGACGGCACCTACATGTCTGCCAAGGCACTCGATGAGTTCCTGGCTGCTCAGGTCACCCGCGCCGCTGCCGAGGGCGTGTTGTTCTCCGCCCACCTCAAGGCCACCATGATGAAGGTCTCCGACCCGATCATCTTCGGTCACGTCGTGCGCGCCTTCTTCGATAAGACCTTCGCCGCCTACGGCGAGCAGCTGCTGGCCGCCGGCCTCAACGGCGAAAACGGCCTGGGTGCCATCCTGGCCGGCCTCGACGCGCTCGACAACGGCGCGGAGATCAAGGCTTCCTTCGAGGCCGAGCTTGCCGAGGGCCCGGCCGTTGCCATGGTCAACTCCGACAAGGGCATCACCAACCTGCACGTTCCTTCCGACGTCATCGTCGACGCCTCCATGCCGGCTATGATCCGTACCTCCGGCCACATGTGGAACGCCGCAGGCGAGGAGCAAGACACCCTGGCCGTGCTGCCGGATTCCTCCTACGCAGGCATCTACCAGGCCGTCATCGACGACTGCAAGGCCAACGGCGCTTTCGACCCGGCCACCATGGGCACCGTCCCGAACGTCGGTCTGATGGCACAGAAGGCCGAGGAGTACGGCTCCCACGACAAGACCTTCAAGGTGCCGTCCGACGGTACCTTGAAGGTCGTCAACTCCGCCGGCGAGGTGCTCATCGAGCACGACGTCGAGGCTGGCGACATCTGGCGCGCCTGCCAGACCAAGGACGCCCCGATTCAGGATTGGGTCAAGCTGGCTGTCAACCGTGCTCGCCTGTCCGGCATGAAGACCATCTTCTGGCTGGACCCGGAGCGCGCCCATGACCGCAACATCCGCTCCCTGGTGGAGAAGTACCTGGGCGACCACGACACCACCGGCCTGGACATCGAGATCATGTCCCCGGTCGAGGCCACCAAGGTCTCCATCGAGCGCATCCGCCGCGGCGAGGACACCATCTCCGTCACCGGCAACGTGCTGCGTGACTACAACACCGACCTGTTCCCGATCCTGGAGCTTGGCACCTCTGCCAAGATGCTGTCCATCGTTCCGCTGATGGCGGGCGGCGGTCTGTTCGAGACCGGTGCCGGCGGTTCCGCGCCGAAGCACGTCCAGCAGGTGGAGCAGGAAAACCACCTGCGTTGGGACTCCCTGGGCGAGTTCTTGGCGTTGGCCGAGTCCCTGCGCCACATCGCCAACACCGAGGACGCGCCGGCCGCAGCCGTGCTTGCCGACGCCCTCGATGCCGCCACCGAGCGCCTGCTCGACGAGAACCTCTCCCCGTCCCGCAAGGTGGGCGAGATCGACAACCGCGGCTCCCACTTCTTCCTCACCAAGTTCTGGGCCGAGGAACTGGCCAAGCAGACCACCGACGCCGCGCTGGCCGAGGTCTTTGCCCCGGTTGCCGCGGCACTGGATGAGAAGTCCGAGGAGATCGCCGCAGGCCTGATTTCTAACCAGGGTGCACCCGCCGATCTGGGTGGCTACTATGCACCGAATGAAGCAAAGGTCACCGCGGTCATGCGCCCGGTCGCTGCCTTCAACGAGATCATTGATGGCCTGAAGAAGTAG
- a CDS encoding MFS transporter, producing MIALALGGFGIGITEFVSMGLLSLIAKDFAITEDVAGHVITSYALGVVIGAPLIAALTGRIPRRRLLLILMAAFTVGNGLSVFANSYGLLLGARFIAGIPHGAYFSVSGLAVASMAPAGQRGRAMAFVGMGLPLATVVGVPVAQALGQHVGWHAAYVLVAAIGLITLVSLCFLMPHMSLMAPTSPLTELGALTKVQVWLSLAIGAVGFGGMFAVYTYISWTMTERAGLSADYMWLVLMSYGVGMVAGNWVGGRLSDWNLELGICAALCAIVITLVSFYFTSSHPIPALINFGLIGASGSTLVPSLQIRLMDVAGRAQTLAAALNHSALNIANASGAALGGVVIAAGFGYAAPALAGAALGSIAIAVWAVAFALRRPPRARTKVISSQR from the coding sequence ATGATCGCTCTTGCCTTGGGCGGGTTCGGCATCGGGATAACGGAATTCGTCTCAATGGGATTGTTGTCGCTCATCGCCAAAGACTTCGCCATCACCGAGGATGTCGCAGGACATGTCATTACCTCCTATGCCTTGGGGGTTGTCATTGGCGCACCGCTGATTGCGGCACTGACCGGGCGCATACCGCGCCGTCGGCTTTTGCTGATCCTTATGGCGGCGTTTACCGTCGGTAATGGCTTGAGTGTTTTCGCCAATTCTTATGGGCTCTTGCTGGGGGCGCGCTTTATCGCCGGTATTCCCCATGGGGCGTATTTCTCCGTGTCGGGGCTCGCGGTGGCCTCGATGGCCCCGGCTGGGCAGCGTGGCCGGGCGATGGCCTTCGTCGGCATGGGTTTGCCGCTGGCGACGGTCGTCGGTGTGCCCGTGGCTCAGGCGCTGGGTCAGCATGTGGGCTGGCACGCGGCGTATGTTTTGGTGGCCGCCATCGGGCTGATCACGCTGGTGTCGCTGTGTTTTCTTATGCCTCATATGTCGTTGATGGCCCCTACTTCCCCACTGACGGAACTGGGCGCGCTCACCAAGGTGCAGGTGTGGTTGTCGCTGGCGATTGGCGCGGTGGGATTTGGAGGCATGTTTGCCGTCTATACCTATATTTCGTGGACGATGACTGAGCGTGCCGGTTTAAGCGCGGATTACATGTGGCTGGTGTTGATGTCGTACGGAGTGGGCATGGTGGCTGGAAACTGGGTGGGTGGCCGTTTGTCGGACTGGAACCTGGAGTTGGGGATCTGTGCGGCCTTGTGCGCCATCGTGATCACGTTGGTTTCTTTCTACTTCACCTCCTCGCATCCGATTCCAGCGTTAATCAATTTCGGGCTCATCGGCGCTTCGGGGTCTACTTTGGTGCCTTCCCTACAGATACGACTCATGGATGTGGCCGGGCGGGCGCAGACGTTGGCGGCTGCACTTAATCATTCGGCGCTGAATATCGCCAACGCCTCCGGTGCGGCCTTGGGTGGTGTCGTTATCGCGGCCGGTTTCGGGTACGCCGCCCCGGCGCTGGCTGGCGCGGCCCTAGGCAGCATTGCGATTGCAGTGTGGGCGGTTGCTTTTGCTTTACGACGACCACCGCGCGCACGCACCAAGGTCATTTCATCGCAGCGGTAA
- a CDS encoding exodeoxyribonuclease III encodes MQITTVNVNGIRAAVKQRSEHNVGFLPWLQASGSDIVLLQEVRASEKDSLAALAPALDAGWHYVGAPAAAKGRAGVGILSRTPLTGVTIGIDGFEDSGRFIAGTYDDHGQPVVVASLYLPSGSAGTDKQDEKYAFLDSFENYLEVEGSKQQQMVIGGDWNICHREQDLKNYKTNRTKSGFLPDEREFMDAVFGSFPDEKAQPKDGGAWAGAVAYSSDKRRVQAADPKWFDAVRRLEPESEIYTWWTYRGQAFANNAGWRIDYQAVTAQLLARAQQTWVDKVSGHDMRWSDHAPVTVVYN; translated from the coding sequence ATGCAAATTACGACCGTGAACGTCAATGGAATCCGCGCTGCTGTCAAGCAACGCAGCGAGCACAACGTAGGTTTCTTGCCGTGGCTGCAGGCCTCCGGATCGGACATCGTCTTGCTGCAAGAAGTCCGCGCCAGCGAGAAGGACTCGCTAGCAGCGCTCGCGCCAGCACTCGATGCCGGCTGGCACTATGTCGGCGCCCCCGCTGCGGCCAAGGGGCGCGCCGGGGTCGGAATCTTGTCGCGCACCCCGCTTACCGGCGTCACGATCGGCATTGATGGTTTCGAAGACTCGGGGCGCTTCATCGCAGGTACCTACGATGACCACGGCCAACCGGTCGTGGTGGCTTCGCTGTACCTGCCGTCGGGAAGCGCGGGCACGGACAAGCAGGATGAAAAGTACGCCTTCTTGGATTCTTTCGAGAATTATCTAGAAGTCGAAGGATCCAAGCAACAACAAATGGTCATCGGCGGGGACTGGAATATTTGCCACCGGGAGCAGGACCTGAAGAATTATAAGACCAACCGCACCAAGTCCGGATTCTTACCCGATGAGCGGGAGTTCATGGATGCCGTCTTCGGATCCTTTCCCGATGAGAAAGCTCAGCCCAAAGACGGTGGGGCCTGGGCCGGGGCCGTAGCCTACTCAAGCGACAAGCGCCGTGTGCAAGCCGCCGACCCGAAGTGGTTCGATGCGGTGCGCCGGCTGGAACCGGAATCAGAGATCTACACATGGTGGACCTATCGCGGTCAAGCCTTTGCCAACAATGCCGGGTGGCGCATCGACTACCAGGCGGTCACCGCCCAACTTCTGGCTCGTGCGCAACAGACGTGGGTGGACAAGGTCTCAGGCCACGACATGCGCTGGAGTGATCACGCCCCGGTCACCGTCGTCTACAACTAA